Proteins co-encoded in one Gammaproteobacteria bacterium genomic window:
- a CDS encoding type II toxin-antitoxin system HicB family antitoxin — translation MSNFNYPATLIKQEEGGYLVQFTDFPEAITQGETKEEALAEAIDCLEEAIANRIEMKLDIPAPSRHKKTDYIVSLHTTFAAKTALYLAMREQKLSNTLLAKKLNCDEKEVRRLLDPHFNSKLPRIEQALHMLGKKLQLEVVSC, via the coding sequence ATGAGCAATTTTAATTATCCTGCTACCCTAATTAAACAAGAGGAAGGCGGCTATTTAGTACAATTTACTGACTTTCCTGAAGCTATTACTCAAGGTGAGACTAAAGAAGAGGCTTTAGCCGAGGCTATTGACTGCCTTGAAGAAGCTATTGCAAACCGTATTGAAATGAAATTAGATATACCAGCACCAAGTCGTCATAAAAAAACGGATTACATTGTCTCACTACATACCACCTTTGCGGCAAAGACAGCTCTATATCTTGCAATGCGTGAACAGAAATTAAGTAATACGCTCTTAGCCAAAAAGTTAAATTGCGATGAGAAAGAAGTTCGTCGCCTTCTTGACCCGCACTTCAATTCAAAATTACCAAGAATTGAGCAAGCACTCCATATGTTAGGCAAGAAACTTCAACTAGAAGTTGTTTCTTGCTGA
- a CDS encoding site-specific integrase, whose product MAKIREHSAYAANRLLALLSILFNKAIEFGLWDKTNPVIGIKKFREQSRDRFLQSDELPRFFQALAEEPNEDIRDYILLSLLTGARKSNVLAMKWEQINLPRKEWRIPETKNGTPQTITLPKEALKMLKKRRNRLQNHYYVFPGNGNKGHLIDPKRGWQRILAHAGIQDLRIHDLRRTLGSWQAKTGASLAIIGKSLNHKSPMTTAIYARLDLDPVGESVEKATKAMLKAAKINLEEDK is encoded by the coding sequence CTGGCGAAAATCCGAGAACATAGTGCTTATGCAGCAAATAGACTTCTTGCGTTACTGAGTATTTTATTTAACAAAGCAATTGAATTTGGCTTATGGGATAAAACAAATCCTGTAATAGGAATAAAAAAATTTAGAGAACAATCACGTGATCGTTTTTTACAATCTGATGAACTACCTCGCTTTTTTCAAGCACTGGCAGAAGAACCCAATGAAGACATCCGGGATTATATTCTTCTTTCACTGTTAACAGGCGCTAGAAAATCAAATGTATTAGCAATGAAATGGGAACAAATTAATTTACCTCGCAAAGAATGGCGTATTCCAGAAACTAAAAATGGCACCCCGCAAACTATTACATTGCCTAAAGAAGCTTTAAAAATGTTAAAAAAGCGCCGGAATAGATTACAAAATCATTACTATGTTTTCCCAGGCAATGGAAATAAAGGACATTTAATTGATCCTAAAAGGGGTTGGCAGCGCATATTAGCTCATGCAGGGATTCAAGATTTACGAATACATGATTTACGCCGCACATTAGGAAGCTGGCAAGCTAAAACAGGCGCCTCATTGGCCATTATTGGCAAATCTTTGAATCACAAATCTCCTATGACCACAGCTATTTATGCGAGATTGGATTTAGACCCTGTTGGAGAGTCCGTGGAAAAAGCTACTAAGGCTATGTTGAAAGCGGCAAAAATTAATTTAGAAGAAGATAAGTAA
- a CDS encoding type II toxin-antitoxin system HicA family toxin, whose translation MKGSEFLKKIKKLGKEKGIKVELVQRRGKGSHSTLLYGERFTIIRNLKDELKTGTYNAMLQQLGIDKDDLR comes from the coding sequence ATGAAAGGCTCTGAGTTCTTAAAAAAAATTAAAAAACTAGGAAAGGAAAAAGGTATCAAAGTTGAGCTAGTTCAACGACGCGGTAAAGGAAGCCATAGTACCCTACTCTATGGGGAACGCTTTACGATTATTCGTAATTTAAAAGATGAACTTAAGACTGGCACTTATAACGCTATGCTTCAACAGCTTGGCATTGATAAAGACGATTTGAGGTAA